One stretch of Natronobacterium texcoconense DNA includes these proteins:
- a CDS encoding ASCH domain-containing protein, whose translation MSEIEPDELLPNDRMKQQALEGEVTQIHRGHQYADEGDTFTIENTTFEVREVSDRTLGDLTDEDAQAEGMDDLEAYRQLLERAHENFEWDDDSEIVLHRFEQR comes from the coding sequence ATGAGCGAAATCGAACCCGACGAACTCCTCCCGAACGATCGCATGAAACAGCAGGCCCTCGAGGGTGAGGTCACCCAGATCCACCGCGGCCACCAGTACGCCGACGAGGGCGACACGTTCACCATCGAGAACACGACCTTCGAGGTCCGGGAAGTGTCCGACCGAACGCTCGGCGATCTGACCGACGAGGACGCCCAGGCCGAGGGGATGGACGACCTCGAGGCCTACCGGCAACTGCTCGAGCGCGCTCACGAGAACTTCGAGTGGGACGACGACAGCGAGATCGTACTCCACCGGTTCGAGCAGCGATGA
- a CDS encoding DUF6159 family protein — translation MVLQSVFARFRTGFAIAKASFGVLRREKWLLVFPILYGAVVVVGIVGLIAGLAAVLFGSAIGLAAVDGVVEGVDGAGETVLTAIGVVGSFVFLFVATAVATFFSAALVHATGKLFAGESTSIRDGLAGAWQSKRTILAWGVVGATVGLVFQTLESQDGKLAATVRAIAGFAWFAMTFFIVPVIVFRNGGVRESMRDSVDLFRETWGEVGGISLGIGLVTMAVAIPVLALGIGAPVFLLESPGAVLPYTIGPTVVLLIGIAIVHNAATAIAKTALYRYADDGELPPAFDGIDPSELARPKRTPGSTIGGGPGNQPGKI, via the coding sequence ATGGTCCTCCAGTCCGTGTTCGCCCGGTTTCGGACCGGGTTCGCGATCGCGAAAGCGTCGTTCGGCGTCCTCCGACGGGAGAAGTGGTTGCTCGTCTTCCCGATACTGTACGGAGCCGTCGTGGTCGTCGGGATCGTGGGGCTGATCGCCGGACTTGCCGCCGTCCTGTTCGGGTCCGCGATCGGGCTCGCGGCCGTCGACGGCGTGGTCGAGGGAGTCGACGGTGCCGGCGAAACCGTCCTCACTGCGATCGGCGTCGTCGGCTCCTTCGTCTTCCTGTTCGTCGCGACGGCGGTTGCGACGTTCTTCAGCGCCGCGCTCGTCCACGCGACCGGTAAACTGTTCGCCGGGGAGTCGACGAGCATCCGCGACGGGCTCGCGGGAGCGTGGCAGTCGAAACGAACGATCCTCGCGTGGGGCGTCGTCGGCGCGACCGTCGGTCTCGTCTTCCAGACCCTCGAGAGTCAGGACGGGAAACTCGCCGCGACCGTCAGGGCGATCGCCGGCTTCGCCTGGTTCGCGATGACGTTTTTCATCGTCCCTGTGATCGTCTTCCGGAACGGCGGCGTCCGCGAGTCGATGCGCGACAGCGTCGATCTATTCCGCGAGACGTGGGGCGAGGTCGGCGGGATCAGCCTCGGAATCGGCCTCGTCACGATGGCGGTCGCGATTCCGGTGCTCGCCCTCGGAATCGGGGCACCGGTTTTCTTGCTCGAGTCGCCCGGGGCGGTGCTCCCGTACACGATCGGTCCGACGGTAGTGTTGCTGATCGGCATCGCAATCGTCCACAACGCCGCGACCGCGATTGCGAAGACTGCGCTGTACCGGTACGCCGACGACGGTGAGCTTCCGCCAGCGTTCGACGGGATCGATCCCAGTGAGCTTGCACGGCCCAAACGTACCCCAGGGTCGACGATAGGCGGCGGACCGGGCAACCAACCAGGGAAGATATAG
- the rpl18a gene encoding 50S ribosomal protein L18Ae, whose amino-acid sequence MSQFTVTGQFKARDGYAEFEKTIDAENENVAREHVLSQLGSQHGLKRTEIDLEEVSQ is encoded by the coding sequence ATGAGCCAGTTTACGGTGACCGGTCAGTTCAAGGCCCGCGACGGTTACGCGGAGTTCGAGAAGACCATCGATGCCGAAAACGAAAACGTCGCCCGCGAACACGTGCTTTCCCAGCTCGGGAGCCAGCACGGACTCAAACGTACCGAGATCGATCTCGAGGAGGTCAGCCAATGA
- the pfdA gene encoding prefoldin subunit alpha, with product MSQQQLQQLSQELQEIQQQIEALEENVESIQQEKFEVDEAVEALETLETGSTVQVPIGGGAYLRATIEDIDEAIVELGADYAAEFEEDDAVDALENKKEHLDDRIDEVNEEIAELESESEKLEQQAQQLQQQAMQQQMQQMGQGQGQNPDE from the coding sequence ATGAGCCAGCAGCAACTCCAGCAGCTCTCCCAGGAACTCCAGGAGATCCAGCAACAGATCGAAGCCCTCGAGGAGAACGTCGAGTCGATCCAGCAGGAGAAGTTCGAGGTCGACGAGGCGGTCGAGGCCCTCGAGACCCTCGAGACGGGCTCGACGGTGCAGGTGCCGATCGGCGGCGGTGCGTACCTCCGTGCCACGATCGAGGACATCGACGAGGCGATCGTCGAACTCGGTGCCGACTACGCCGCCGAGTTCGAGGAAGACGACGCCGTCGACGCTCTCGAGAACAAGAAGGAGCACCTCGACGACCGGATCGACGAGGTCAACGAGGAGATCGCCGAACTCGAGAGTGAAAGCGAGAAACTCGAGCAGCAGGCCCAGCAGCTCCAGCAGCAGGCGATGCAACAGCAGATGCAGCAGATGGGCCAGGGACAGGGCCAGAACCCGGACGAATAA